In Saccharicrinis fermentans DSM 9555 = JCM 21142, a genomic segment contains:
- a CDS encoding sulfatase family protein, which produces MDKTRIKLKSIAKIMIGTVLFFAINPHCNSAKKQSSKKPNIILIMADDLGWGDTGYNGNKIIKTPYLDEMAKEGVRFNRFYSASAVCSPTRASVLTGRNPYRTGVFYANIGILRPEEVTIPELLKKEGYTTGHFGKWHLGTLTTKERDANRGKPGSIKEYNPPIKHGYDVAFVSESKVPTYDPMKKPLQRYNKKGWDYLKEGEEFKDYGTHYWDINGNKVVDNLEGDDSRVIMDRVIPFIGKANSKEQPFLAVIWFHTPHMPCVAGPKYQEMYKNNGVLMRNYAGCITAMDEQVGRLRAYLEKVGADSNTMIWFCSDNGPESGNPGTAGGFRDRKRSLHEGGIRVPGIMVWPEKVKKGFQTDIPCVTSDYLPTIMDVLNIKEKSAPNKLDGISLLPLLEGKMKERSKPIGFCIKNQMSLSDNRYKLYVKDGQFELYDIVSDPYEEKNIKKEEFSDESNLLKKGLMKFIESCKSSFEGEEYGKASFDKLNQKWPDPLKHANKKK; this is translated from the coding sequence ATGGACAAGACACGTATTAAGTTAAAAAGTATTGCCAAAATAATGATTGGCACAGTATTGTTTTTTGCAATTAACCCACATTGTAATTCAGCTAAAAAACAATCTTCGAAAAAACCTAACATTATATTGATTATGGCTGATGATTTAGGTTGGGGAGATACCGGTTATAACGGGAATAAAATTATTAAAACACCTTATCTGGATGAGATGGCGAAAGAAGGGGTCCGATTTAACAGGTTTTATTCGGCGTCTGCTGTGTGTTCGCCAACCAGAGCCAGTGTGTTAACTGGGCGTAACCCTTATCGTACCGGAGTTTTCTATGCCAATATCGGAATATTACGTCCCGAAGAAGTAACGATACCTGAGTTATTGAAAAAAGAAGGCTATACTACCGGGCACTTTGGAAAATGGCACCTGGGAACACTTACAACTAAGGAGAGGGATGCCAATCGTGGTAAACCCGGTAGTATTAAAGAATATAATCCTCCGATTAAACATGGTTACGATGTAGCTTTTGTATCAGAATCAAAGGTGCCAACTTACGATCCTATGAAAAAACCTTTACAGCGATACAATAAGAAAGGTTGGGATTACCTTAAAGAAGGCGAAGAGTTTAAAGATTACGGCACACATTATTGGGATATTAATGGAAATAAAGTAGTGGACAATCTGGAAGGAGATGACAGTCGTGTGATTATGGACAGGGTAATACCATTTATCGGCAAGGCAAATTCTAAAGAACAGCCATTCTTAGCTGTGATATGGTTTCATACGCCCCATATGCCTTGTGTAGCTGGTCCAAAATACCAGGAAATGTACAAGAATAATGGCGTGCTGATGCGTAATTATGCGGGCTGTATTACGGCAATGGACGAGCAGGTTGGGCGACTAAGGGCTTATCTTGAAAAAGTCGGAGCGGATTCAAATACCATGATATGGTTTTGCAGTGATAATGGACCAGAGTCGGGAAATCCCGGTACGGCGGGCGGTTTTCGTGATCGCAAGCGTTCTTTGCATGAAGGAGGAATACGAGTTCCCGGAATTATGGTTTGGCCTGAGAAGGTGAAAAAAGGATTTCAAACCGATATCCCTTGTGTGACCTCAGATTATTTGCCGACAATAATGGATGTATTGAATATTAAAGAGAAGAGTGCTCCGAATAAGTTGGATGGAATAAGCCTATTGCCGTTGTTGGAAGGTAAAATGAAAGAACGTTCTAAACCGATTGGATTTTGTATCAAAAATCAGATGAGTTTATCGGATAACCGATATAAGCTTTATGTAAAAGACGGGCAGTTTGAATTGTATGATATCGTTAGTGATCCTTATGAAGAAAAGAATATTAAAAAAGAGGAGTTTTCTGATGAGTCAAACCTGTTGAAAAAAGGATTAATGAAGTTTATAGAATCATGTAAATCCAGTTTTGAAGGTGAAGAGTATGGTAAAGCTTCTTTTGACAAACTGAATCAAAAATGGCCTGATCCCTTAAAGCATGCAAACAAGAAAAAATAA
- a CDS encoding two-component regulator propeller domain-containing protein — MSSLTSQDGLFSDRVFKSFRDKNGYLWILGINGVARYDGKYITNYKPSNTISYHYIKGTRFYSIFQDKKDNIWVGGKGGLSRYEPSKDTFIPFPIGEKGLKDVRLIEHYRDSTIWVSCVKSENYLINIYTQEVNKQAEKYLFTSSLKDRNGNIWLSTKKGNILKNYEHTGLQFKSGINDICFTPSGNLYIATNSGVEVVKNILNQKDGFNGSKALVTPKLWLSNRNVHALEYFEGSVWAGTNNGLNRLVLDKAELPEYIEDYYSQPRNPFSLTNNLIHDITCDREGILWICTYGGLNKLDPSVQWFNSFRYDPEENNTLHDSYIFPIHGDKQGNIWMGSYTSGLSKYNTGEKKFKWFHKDNSRLASNHITQIYCDYQGSTWISTTDNVCIYSMGRMLPVKFTNTKSNLQNNVNSIIQHPEGDYWLGTKDKVFKIEKIDVDHYKVMREIELKGSGSIISLFVDHYNRIWVGTSKGLYLIENSGELKPIPYKKAQYPVFRSNIFQAIGADVDGNMWFGSEIGVYYLKNDSVFKNAPHKVKFKGFFEEDGLTSNYVSGILPGKNGEMWFSSWKGVMKYDPKGIGIGSFIPYSFKEGLVSEKYNRNGYYLDSISNTAYFGSANGVNYLSIDKEFKESDVFNVLIHNISVDGKDIEVIHDKENVFAEISTFGGIGQLQVLYSSSSLLSPPKQLFAWKLEGRDEDWTYTRNRELLFQELGVGDYSLVIRPVSPHAGLESSVYITIKIKSVVYRVLFGFLIVILIILLIYYLNRFKQLNEPQEKYIYSKLSSDKSSEIVERLNRIMKEQKPYLNPELTVNELAEMVGINSVKLSQVLNDFLQTRFYEYVNRFRVEEFVVCLEKEENQIMTLLGLSEKCGFSSKSSFYRFFKQEKGTTPAQFAKNLKKQ; from the coding sequence ATGAGCAGCCTAACTTCGCAAGATGGTCTTTTTAGCGATCGGGTTTTTAAATCTTTTCGCGATAAGAACGGTTATCTGTGGATTCTTGGAATAAACGGAGTGGCACGTTACGATGGAAAATATATAACGAACTATAAACCATCGAATACAATTTCATATCATTACATTAAAGGAACTCGTTTTTATTCCATTTTTCAGGATAAGAAAGACAATATTTGGGTAGGAGGAAAAGGAGGTCTTAGCCGATATGAGCCATCAAAGGATACCTTTATTCCGTTTCCGATTGGGGAAAAGGGGTTAAAAGATGTTCGACTAATTGAACATTATAGGGATAGTACTATTTGGGTATCGTGTGTTAAATCAGAAAATTACTTAATTAATATCTACACCCAAGAGGTAAATAAACAGGCCGAAAAGTATTTGTTTACATCATCGCTAAAGGATCGTAATGGAAATATATGGTTGAGCACTAAAAAAGGAAATATTTTAAAAAACTACGAGCATACCGGTTTGCAATTTAAATCGGGTATTAATGATATTTGTTTTACTCCGTCCGGTAATTTATACATTGCAACCAATAGTGGGGTTGAGGTTGTCAAAAACATACTCAACCAAAAGGATGGTTTTAATGGCAGTAAGGCTTTGGTCACTCCGAAACTTTGGTTGTCAAACCGAAATGTACATGCATTAGAATATTTTGAAGGAAGTGTTTGGGCAGGTACAAACAACGGGCTTAACAGGTTGGTTTTGGATAAAGCAGAGTTGCCGGAATATATCGAAGATTATTACAGTCAGCCTCGAAATCCCTTTTCGTTAACGAATAACCTGATTCATGATATTACTTGTGACCGGGAGGGAATTCTTTGGATTTGCACATATGGAGGATTAAATAAATTGGATCCATCTGTTCAGTGGTTTAACAGCTTTCGATACGATCCTGAGGAAAACAATACTTTGCATGATAGTTATATATTCCCGATCCATGGTGATAAACAAGGTAATATATGGATGGGGAGCTATACTTCGGGATTATCAAAGTACAATACGGGTGAAAAAAAATTCAAATGGTTTCATAAAGATAATTCCAGACTGGCCAGCAATCATATAACTCAAATCTATTGTGATTATCAGGGGAGTACATGGATCTCAACCACAGATAATGTTTGTATTTACAGTATGGGCCGTATGCTTCCTGTAAAGTTTACAAATACTAAGAGTAATTTGCAAAATAATGTAAATTCAATTATTCAACATCCCGAAGGAGATTATTGGCTGGGGACGAAAGATAAAGTATTTAAAATTGAAAAAATAGATGTAGACCACTACAAGGTAATGAGGGAGATTGAACTAAAAGGTTCGGGATCTATTATTAGCCTGTTTGTGGATCATTACAATAGAATTTGGGTTGGAACCTCGAAAGGTTTATATCTCATTGAGAACTCTGGAGAACTTAAACCTATTCCGTACAAGAAAGCGCAATATCCTGTTTTCCGATCAAACATATTTCAGGCTATTGGAGCGGATGTTGATGGTAATATGTGGTTTGGGTCTGAAATAGGAGTTTATTACTTGAAAAACGATAGTGTTTTTAAAAACGCCCCACATAAAGTTAAGTTCAAGGGTTTTTTTGAAGAGGATGGACTCACAAGCAATTATGTGTCCGGGATACTGCCCGGTAAAAATGGTGAAATGTGGTTTAGTTCTTGGAAAGGAGTGATGAAATATGACCCCAAAGGAATAGGGATAGGCAGCTTTATACCTTATTCATTTAAGGAAGGGTTGGTCAGTGAAAAATATAACAGGAATGGGTATTATCTGGATAGCATCTCAAATACGGCTTACTTTGGAAGTGCCAATGGTGTTAATTACTTGAGCATAGATAAGGAGTTTAAGGAGTCGGACGTGTTTAATGTGTTAATTCATAATATCTCAGTGGATGGTAAGGATATTGAGGTAATTCATGATAAAGAAAATGTGTTTGCTGAAATTAGTACTTTCGGGGGTATTGGACAATTACAGGTTCTTTATAGTTCTTCAAGTTTGTTATCGCCCCCAAAACAGCTCTTCGCATGGAAACTTGAAGGCAGGGATGAAGATTGGACATATACCAGAAATAGGGAGCTTTTGTTTCAGGAACTTGGTGTAGGGGACTATAGTTTAGTGATACGGCCTGTTTCTCCTCATGCCGGACTGGAATCCTCCGTTTATATAACTATCAAGATAAAATCTGTAGTCTACAGGGTTTTGTTCGGATTTTTAATTGTAATCTTAATCATCTTGCTTATCTACTATCTGAATAGATTTAAACAGCTTAATGAACCCCAGGAGAAGTATATATATTCTAAATTATCCTCTGATAAATCTTCGGAAATAGTTGAAAGACTGAATAGAATAATGAAAGAACAGAAACCTTATCTAAATCCGGAACTAACAGTTAACGAACTTGCAGAAATGGTTGGAATCAACTCCGTAAAATTGTCGCAGGTTTTAAATGATTTTTTACAAACGCGTTTTTACGAATATGTCAATAGATTTAGAGTTGAAGAGTTTGTTGTTTGTCTGGAAAAAGAAGAAAACCAAATCATGACACTGTTGGGTCTTTCCGAAAAATGTGGTTTTTCATCCAAATCTTCTTTCTATCGTTTTTTTAAACAAGAAAAAGGAACTACCCCAGCTCAGTTTGCAAAAAATCTAAAAAAACAGTAG